A region of Granulicella aggregans DNA encodes the following proteins:
- a CDS encoding FAD-binding oxidoreductase has translation MAQSAIVQEPAQETGTSARPPYQAPPQPGFKPPFEPWGRYPVYDAKIVPLNWQGDIPGAMKGLHGGALAVGMGRSYGDSCLLKDGNLLVTTGMDRILDFDPTTGLLTAEAGMTLAQILDFAVPRGFFLPVTPGTKYVTLGGAIANDIHGKNHHVAGTFGSHVTRFGLMRSDGSYKLCSPTENPDWYSATIGGLGLTGVIPWATLKMKPIVSRAIDYEGIQFHGIDEFLALTEQYKHIEYTVSWVDCVSTGKNFARGVFMLGDHSKVPDELKPSPEPKLVFPLDAPGFALNQYTVAAFNTVFFHKQLKPRVTALQDYEPFFYPLDKVLHWNRLYGKSGLLQFQYAIPWENAREGTIAILGAVAKSGLASFLAVLKAFGDVPSPGLMSFPQPGITLALDFPIKPNLSFPLFERLADMTRDYGGRLYPAKDAAMTAPQFQAFYPQWEKLERFRDPLLTSSFWERVTGDRTTL, from the coding sequence ATGGCACAATCTGCGATCGTCCAGGAACCTGCACAGGAAACGGGAACGTCGGCGAGGCCGCCGTACCAGGCACCACCCCAGCCTGGTTTCAAGCCACCCTTTGAGCCGTGGGGACGGTATCCGGTTTATGACGCAAAGATCGTCCCGCTGAACTGGCAGGGCGATATACCGGGAGCCATGAAGGGCCTGCACGGCGGGGCGCTGGCCGTAGGCATGGGCCGTAGCTACGGCGATAGCTGCCTTCTCAAGGACGGCAACCTGCTGGTGACGACGGGCATGGACCGGATACTGGACTTCGATCCGACGACAGGCCTGTTGACGGCCGAGGCAGGGATGACGCTGGCACAGATTCTGGACTTCGCGGTGCCGCGGGGATTCTTTCTGCCGGTAACGCCGGGGACGAAGTACGTGACCCTGGGCGGGGCGATTGCGAACGATATTCATGGCAAGAACCACCACGTGGCGGGAACGTTCGGATCGCATGTGACGCGGTTTGGGCTGATGCGGTCGGACGGGAGCTACAAGCTCTGCTCGCCGACGGAGAATCCCGACTGGTACTCGGCGACCATTGGCGGGTTGGGGCTGACGGGCGTAATTCCGTGGGCGACGCTCAAGATGAAGCCGATTGTGTCGCGGGCGATCGATTACGAGGGGATTCAGTTCCACGGGATCGACGAGTTTCTTGCGCTGACCGAGCAGTACAAGCATATCGAGTACACCGTGAGCTGGGTCGATTGCGTCTCGACGGGAAAGAACTTTGCGCGGGGCGTGTTCATGCTGGGCGACCACTCGAAGGTGCCGGACGAACTGAAGCCTTCGCCAGAGCCGAAGCTGGTGTTTCCATTGGACGCTCCGGGATTTGCGCTGAACCAGTACACGGTGGCGGCGTTCAACACAGTGTTCTTCCACAAGCAACTGAAGCCGCGCGTTACGGCGCTGCAGGATTACGAACCGTTCTTCTATCCGCTGGACAAGGTGCTGCACTGGAACCGGCTGTATGGAAAGAGTGGTCTGCTGCAGTTCCAGTATGCGATTCCGTGGGAGAACGCGCGCGAGGGGACGATTGCGATCCTTGGCGCAGTGGCAAAGTCGGGACTGGCTTCGTTTCTGGCGGTGCTGAAAGCGTTTGGCGATGTGCCTTCGCCGGGATTGATGAGCTTTCCGCAGCCGGGAATCACGCTGGCGCTGGACTTCCCGATCAAGCCGAATCTGAGCTTTCCGCTGTTTGAGCGGTTGGCCGACATGACGCGCGATTACGGCGGACGGCTTTATCCGGCGAAGGATGCCGCGATGACCGCTCCGCAGTTCCAGGCCTTTTATCCTCAGTGGGAGAAGCTCGAACGCTTCCGCGATCCTTTGCTTACCTCCAGCTTCTGGGAGCGCGTTACCGGAGACCGAACCACACTATGA
- a CDS encoding nuclear transport factor 2 family protein, which produces MKRVRRAAVLFKSSSLAGDSQRSSEETEIRAIRAESNRAIAAQDVAGVSASLADDFVVVIGDGTFLSRKEYVAAFAQGFEQPSPLSYERIVDAIQLSSALPLAAEHGHWTGRLQDGRTLFSGTYSAMWRRTAAGWKLRSELFVLLTQVEN; this is translated from the coding sequence ATGAAAAGAGTCAGAAGGGCTGCGGTCCTGTTCAAGTCGTCTTCGCTTGCGGGCGATTCGCAAAGATCTTCAGAGGAGACAGAGATCCGGGCGATTCGTGCGGAGTCGAACCGGGCAATCGCCGCGCAGGATGTTGCGGGTGTTTCGGCCAGTCTTGCGGACGACTTTGTTGTGGTCATTGGGGACGGCACTTTTCTTAGCCGTAAGGAGTATGTTGCGGCTTTTGCGCAGGGGTTTGAGCAGCCTTCGCCTTTGAGCTACGAGCGGATTGTGGATGCAATCCAGCTTTCAAGCGCGCTCCCGCTGGCGGCGGAGCACGGACACTGGACGGGGCGGCTGCAGGATGGGCGGACTTTATTCAGCGGGACCTATTCGGCGATGTGGCGACGGACGGCAGCGGGGTGGAAGCTGCGGTCGGAGCTGTTTGTGCTGCTTACCCAAGTGGAGAATTAG
- a CDS encoding sensor domain-containing phosphodiesterase: protein MLISLPELNRAIADDELVPHFQPIVELRTGQLSGFEVLTRWEHPVRGAYLPSNLIELAESSGLIGELTHQVFTKAFSLIAAVAEPLKLSVNLSPIQLAYPDLARQIESMASSAGFRLDRLTIEITESALLSDLARSQGLAHELKELGCRLSLDDFGTGYSSLAHLHALPFDELKIDRAFVSQMTKKRESRKIVAAIIGLGHSLSLSTVAEGIETQEQADMLLWLGSELGQGWHYGRASSFDSIREMVAEPFRPAAAGLPCPGEDWAASSLEALPTQRLAQLQAIYDGAPVGLCFVDCSLRYVSMNQRLAEMNGAGVAAHLGRTIQEMVPELYPYIEQYLVRSLEGEAISGVEIPRPKKGSEEMGWIMVSYQPAFDEADEVIGVSVSVMDISEQKRAKDELQESEFVQRHLIELNRQVPWVMDPEGNNLQMSSKWVRTDSAIKEQTRNLGWLEALHIDDLKPTIRKMKKALRTGERIDMEYRVQDTEGEWRWMRSRGLPRLGPNGEIKRWYGSVEDIHEKKCADAAARKTELKMRALLNAVPVAIIIDEGKERAIRIHESRPEEAVELFPDTGPLREGRPTEIYPIAAKIQDHIFQDFATSDEIRSRLEAPGKKKKNKVSVGLQIVDDVDRARKERKRLVTMLEEFAGQRAQG from the coding sequence ATGCTCATCAGCCTCCCTGAACTAAATAGAGCAATCGCGGACGATGAACTTGTTCCCCACTTTCAACCGATCGTGGAGTTGCGTACCGGGCAGCTCTCCGGTTTTGAAGTGCTCACGCGGTGGGAGCACCCGGTCCGTGGTGCTTATCTCCCCTCGAATCTGATTGAGCTGGCGGAGTCGAGCGGATTGATCGGTGAGCTCACGCACCAAGTGTTCACGAAGGCTTTTTCGCTTATCGCCGCGGTGGCAGAGCCGCTGAAGCTCTCGGTCAATCTCTCCCCCATACAGCTTGCCTACCCCGATCTGGCTCGGCAGATCGAGAGTATGGCCTCCTCCGCCGGTTTTCGTCTGGATCGTCTGACGATCGAGATTACGGAGAGCGCGCTTCTCAGTGATCTCGCCCGATCACAAGGGCTCGCCCATGAGCTCAAGGAGCTCGGCTGCCGCCTTTCGCTGGACGACTTCGGGACTGGCTACTCAAGCCTCGCGCACCTGCACGCGCTTCCGTTCGACGAACTGAAGATCGACCGCGCCTTCGTCAGCCAGATGACGAAGAAGCGGGAGAGCCGCAAGATTGTCGCGGCGATCATTGGACTGGGTCACAGCCTGAGTTTGAGCACGGTCGCCGAAGGAATCGAGACCCAGGAACAGGCGGACATGCTTCTGTGGCTTGGGAGTGAACTTGGACAAGGGTGGCACTATGGCAGAGCATCGTCGTTCGACTCCATCCGCGAGATGGTGGCGGAGCCGTTTCGGCCAGCGGCGGCTGGACTGCCGTGCCCGGGAGAAGATTGGGCGGCGTCCAGCCTGGAGGCTTTGCCGACACAGCGACTCGCCCAACTCCAGGCGATCTATGATGGCGCTCCGGTAGGTCTGTGCTTTGTCGATTGCAGTCTGCGCTACGTCAGCATGAATCAGCGGCTAGCGGAGATGAACGGTGCCGGCGTGGCCGCTCATCTTGGACGGACGATTCAGGAGATGGTGCCAGAGCTTTATCCGTATATTGAGCAGTATCTAGTGCGCAGCCTGGAGGGCGAAGCAATCTCAGGGGTCGAGATTCCCAGGCCGAAGAAAGGCTCCGAGGAGATGGGATGGATCATGGTTTCGTACCAGCCAGCCTTTGATGAGGCAGACGAGGTGATTGGCGTATCCGTCTCGGTGATGGACATCTCGGAACAAAAGAGGGCCAAGGACGAGTTGCAGGAGAGCGAGTTTGTACAACGCCACCTGATCGAGTTGAACCGGCAGGTTCCGTGGGTGATGGACCCTGAAGGCAACAACCTGCAGATGAGTTCGAAGTGGGTGAGGACGGACTCCGCCATCAAGGAACAGACCCGCAACCTCGGCTGGCTGGAAGCGCTGCATATCGACGACCTGAAGCCTACGATCCGCAAGATGAAGAAGGCCCTTCGCACCGGCGAACGAATCGATATGGAGTACCGGGTGCAAGACACCGAGGGCGAGTGGAGATGGATGCGGTCGCGCGGTCTACCCCGGCTGGGCCCGAACGGCGAGATCAAACGGTGGTACGGAAGCGTTGAAGACATCCACGAAAAGAAGTGCGCCGACGCGGCGGCACGCAAGACAGAGTTGAAGATGCGGGCTTTGCTCAATGCCGTGCCGGTTGCCATCATCATCGATGAAGGGAAGGAGCGGGCGATACGCATCCATGAAAGCCGGCCCGAGGAAGCCGTGGAACTGTTTCCCGACACTGGCCCCTTGCGGGAAGGTCGTCCTACAGAGATCTACCCGATCGCCGCAAAGATCCAGGACCACATCTTTCAGGACTTCGCAACGTCCGACGAGATCCGATCGCGATTGGAAGCGCCGGGCAAAAAGAAGAAGAACAAGGTCTCGGTTGGCCTGCAGATTGTCGATGATGTTGATCGCGCACGAAAGGAACGGAAGAGACTGGTCACGATGCTTGAGGAGTTTGCGGGGCAGCGGGCGCAGGGATAG
- the rplT gene encoding 50S ribosomal protein L20, translating into MPRVKRSTKRSDRRKKILKRASGYFLTKSKLYQAAQEAVERGLMFAYTGRKQKKRQYRSLWIARINAACRLNGMSYSTFINGLKLAGNPLDRKILADIGANDAAGFAALAVQAKAALAEAKSAREKAAA; encoded by the coding sequence ATGCCCCGTGTAAAACGGAGTACAAAACGTAGCGACCGCCGCAAAAAGATTCTCAAGCGCGCGAGTGGCTACTTCCTCACCAAATCCAAGCTCTACCAGGCAGCGCAGGAGGCCGTCGAGCGCGGACTCATGTTCGCCTATACCGGCCGTAAGCAGAAGAAGCGGCAGTATCGCTCTCTGTGGATCGCGCGTATCAACGCAGCTTGCCGCCTGAACGGTATGAGCTACTCGACCTTCATCAATGGCCTGAAGCTGGCTGGCAATCCTCTCGATCGCAAGATTCTTGCGGACATCGGAGCGAATGACGCTGCTGGTTTCGCCGCGCTTGCGGTGCAGGCTAAGGCTGCGCTCGCAGAAGCCAAGTCGGCACGCGAGAAGGCTGCTGCTTAG
- the rpmI gene encoding 50S ribosomal protein L35 — MPKLKTHSGASKRFTKTASGKFKRGHSKMRHILTSKATKTKRKLGGSALISEADQYNVARMLPYA, encoded by the coding sequence ATGCCAAAGTTGAAGACACACTCGGGCGCGTCGAAGCGCTTCACCAAGACTGCCAGCGGCAAGTTCAAGCGCGGGCACTCCAAGATGCGCCACATTCTGACCTCGAAGGCCACCAAGACCAAGCGCAAGCTGGGCGGGTCGGCGCTTATCTCCGAGGCGGATCAGTACAACGTCGCCCGCATGCTTCCTTACGCCTGA
- a CDS encoding helix-turn-helix domain-containing protein, with translation MTTKLANPAEMIRAGAPRLIHTDEELAEYTEALFSLTGKAERSLGDEEAIELLTALIDRYESERYPMPEAKPAEVLRFLLDQNGLSQRDVAEEMGGESIVSLVLAGKRQLNRDHIARLSRRFGVSPAVFFG, from the coding sequence ATGACGACGAAACTGGCAAATCCGGCAGAGATGATCCGGGCAGGCGCTCCGCGGCTGATTCATACGGACGAGGAACTTGCGGAGTACACCGAGGCGCTGTTTTCGCTGACAGGGAAGGCGGAGCGGTCGCTGGGGGATGAAGAGGCGATCGAGCTTTTGACTGCGCTGATCGACCGGTACGAGTCGGAGCGGTATCCGATGCCGGAGGCGAAACCGGCGGAGGTTTTGCGGTTTCTGCTCGATCAGAATGGGCTTTCGCAGCGGGACGTTGCAGAAGAGATGGGTGGGGAGAGCATCGTTTCTCTGGTTCTGGCAGGGAAGCGGCAGTTGAACCGGGATCACATTGCGAGGTTGAGCCGGAGGTTTGGGGTGTCGCCGGCAGTTTTCTTTGGGTGA
- the gyrB gene encoding DNA topoisomerase (ATP-hydrolyzing) subunit B, giving the protein MASTATPTGTALLDLETPATPAVKEGGGYSAENITVLEGLAAVRLRPAMYIGSTGEQGLHHLVYEVVDNSVDEALGGHATRIDVTIHVDNSITVVDDGRGIPVDDKVINGEKMPAVQVVLTMLHAGGKFDASNYKVSGGLHGVGVSCVNALSEEFDVEIWRDGHAWEQDYSKGAPISTLRKMGPSKRKGTKVHFLPDKSIFTVHEFSYDTLAQRLRELAFLNKGLEIHLTDERTTDAKTGESKHQEFKYIGGIAEFIKHLNKGKQVLHEKPIYMEAERDNVAMEIALQYNDAYSETVFTFANNINTIDGGTHLSGFKTALTRTINAAGQSLGLFKDVKENLSGDDVREGLVVVISVKLSQPQFEGQTKGKLNSDIAGTVQAFVNERLGAFLEQNPQVAKKIINKAIDAARAREAARKARDLTRRKGALDGGGLPGKLADCSERQPDRCELYLVEGESAGGTAKQGRDRRFQAILPLKGKILNVEKARYDKMLGHEEIRAMITALGCGIGKDDFDASKLRYGKLILMTDADVDGSHIRTLLLTFFFRHMTELIKRGHVYIAQPPLFKIKKGKFEQYIKDEREYVAVMLKRASDGMLLTYGEKKLQLQGDDFTAFMGQLSEYLGLWDKFQKRLRNETVSLDFIKLFSHEGATPAKKEDFQADPANPGVAPAKLVEMQAKVQAAVKEFQFRAVGEPTLDEEHQTWSVSFTDSQGAVRTIDWALANAAESRQLLAKYAILKDRLEGPFHISYAPKTAAAVIQEAADEAEEIASEEGVAADAQAPGTIAETKPAAKRSSKVNQDPVEKKTPREVFEYVIEQGRKEYQVQRYKGLGEMTAPQLWETTMDPERRTLMQVKLEDIAACEEIFTTLMGEDVESRRKFIEENALDVKNLDI; this is encoded by the coding sequence TTGGCATCGACAGCAACCCCCACCGGCACCGCCCTTCTCGACCTCGAAACCCCGGCCACCCCAGCCGTAAAAGAAGGCGGCGGCTACTCCGCTGAAAACATCACCGTACTCGAAGGCCTCGCCGCCGTCCGCCTGCGCCCCGCCATGTACATCGGCAGCACCGGCGAGCAGGGCCTGCACCACCTCGTCTACGAAGTCGTCGACAACTCCGTCGACGAGGCCCTCGGCGGCCACGCCACCCGCATCGACGTCACCATCCACGTCGACAACTCCATCACCGTCGTCGACGACGGCCGCGGCATCCCGGTTGACGACAAGGTCATCAACGGCGAAAAGATGCCCGCCGTCCAGGTCGTCCTCACCATGCTCCACGCCGGCGGAAAGTTCGACGCCTCCAACTATAAGGTCTCCGGCGGCCTCCACGGCGTCGGCGTAAGCTGCGTCAACGCCCTATCCGAAGAGTTCGACGTCGAGATCTGGCGCGACGGCCACGCCTGGGAGCAGGACTACTCCAAGGGCGCGCCCATCAGCACCCTCCGCAAGATGGGCCCCAGCAAGCGCAAGGGCACCAAGGTCCACTTCCTCCCTGACAAGTCCATCTTCACCGTCCACGAGTTCTCCTACGACACCCTCGCCCAGCGCCTCCGCGAGCTCGCCTTCCTCAACAAGGGCCTCGAGATCCACCTCACCGACGAGCGCACCACCGACGCGAAGACCGGCGAGAGCAAGCACCAGGAGTTCAAGTACATCGGCGGCATCGCGGAGTTCATCAAGCACCTCAACAAGGGCAAGCAAGTCCTCCACGAGAAGCCGATCTACATGGAGGCCGAGCGCGACAACGTCGCGATGGAGATCGCCCTCCAGTACAACGATGCCTACTCCGAGACCGTCTTCACCTTCGCCAATAACATCAACACCATCGACGGCGGAACCCACCTCTCGGGATTCAAGACGGCCCTTACGCGGACGATCAACGCCGCCGGTCAGTCCCTCGGCCTCTTCAAGGACGTCAAGGAGAACCTCTCCGGCGATGACGTCCGCGAAGGCCTCGTCGTCGTCATCTCGGTCAAGCTCTCGCAGCCGCAGTTCGAAGGCCAGACCAAGGGCAAGCTCAACTCCGACATCGCCGGCACCGTCCAGGCCTTCGTCAACGAGCGCCTCGGCGCCTTCCTCGAGCAGAACCCCCAGGTTGCCAAGAAGATCATCAACAAGGCCATCGATGCAGCCCGCGCCCGCGAAGCCGCGCGCAAGGCCCGCGACCTCACCCGCCGCAAGGGCGCTCTCGACGGCGGCGGCCTTCCCGGCAAGCTGGCCGACTGTTCCGAACGCCAGCCCGACCGCTGCGAGCTCTATTTGGTCGAGGGTGAATCGGCCGGCGGGACCGCCAAGCAGGGGCGCGATCGCCGCTTCCAGGCAATCCTTCCGCTCAAGGGTAAGATCCTCAACGTCGAGAAGGCCCGCTACGACAAGATGCTCGGCCACGAGGAAATCCGCGCCATGATCACCGCCCTCGGCTGTGGCATCGGGAAGGACGACTTCGACGCCTCCAAGCTCCGCTACGGCAAGCTCATCCTGATGACCGATGCCGACGTCGACGGCTCCCACATCCGCACCCTCCTGCTCACCTTCTTCTTCCGCCACATGACGGAGCTGATCAAACGCGGCCACGTCTATATCGCCCAGCCGCCGCTGTTCAAGATCAAGAAGGGCAAGTTCGAGCAGTACATCAAGGACGAGCGCGAGTACGTTGCCGTCATGCTCAAGCGCGCGTCTGACGGAATGCTTTTGACCTACGGCGAGAAGAAGCTGCAGCTCCAGGGCGATGACTTCACCGCCTTCATGGGTCAGCTCTCGGAGTACCTCGGCCTCTGGGACAAGTTCCAGAAGCGTCTCCGCAACGAGACCGTCTCGCTCGACTTCATCAAGCTCTTCTCGCACGAAGGAGCGACGCCTGCAAAGAAGGAAGACTTCCAGGCCGATCCCGCAAACCCAGGCGTGGCACCCGCCAAGCTCGTCGAGATGCAGGCGAAGGTCCAGGCCGCTGTCAAGGAGTTCCAGTTCCGCGCCGTCGGCGAGCCCACCCTCGACGAAGAGCACCAGACCTGGTCGGTCAGCTTCACCGACTCCCAGGGCGCAGTCCGCACCATCGACTGGGCCCTCGCCAACGCCGCCGAGAGCCGCCAGCTCCTCGCCAAGTACGCGATCCTCAAAGACCGCCTCGAAGGCCCCTTCCACATCTCCTACGCTCCCAAGACCGCAGCCGCAGTCATCCAGGAAGCCGCCGATGAAGCCGAAGAGATCGCCTCGGAAGAAGGTGTAGCCGCCGACGCTCAGGCCCCTGGCACGATAGCCGAGACCAAGCCCGCAGCCAAGCGCTCCAGCAAGGTTAACCAGGACCCCGTCGAGAAGAAGACACCTCGCGAGGTCTTCGAGTACGTCATCGAGCAGGGCCGCAAGGAATACCAAGTCCAGCGCTACAAGGGTCTCGGCGAGATGACCGCCCCCCAGCTCTGGGAGACAACCATGGATCCCGAACGCCGCACTCTCATGCAGGTCAAGCTCGAAGACATCGCCGCCTGCGAGGAGATCTTCACCACCCTGATGGGCGAAGACGTCGAGAGCCGCCGCAAGTTCATCGAAGAGAATGCCCTCGACGTCAAGAACCTCGACATCTAA